A DNA window from Solanum lycopersicum chromosome 3, SLM_r2.1 contains the following coding sequences:
- the LOC138347672 gene encoding uncharacterized protein, with protein sequence MAAPLNHEEGQSSTRPPRFNGHFYSWWKVRMHDYLMSEDNELWDIVLDGPFIPMMEEKDREKTNLVPKPRQKYDEADRKKIEKGYKAKTLLVCRIGPDEFNRTAHEGTEQVKESKIDMLTSQYENFKMKEGETIHDMFTKLSSITSELRSLGEPISMTKQVRKVLQILPKSWESKVDAITEAKDLKVLTMDALIRNLKTHEMNRNYDLSRRQKRISH encoded by the exons ATGGCTGCTCCACTTAATCATGAAGAAGGTCAGTCGTCAACAAGACCTCCCCGTTTCAATGGACATTTTtacagttggtggaaagttagaatgcatgATTACCTCATGTCTGAAGACAACGAGTTATGGGATATTGTACTTGATGGACCGTTTATTCCGATGATGGAAGAAAAGGATAGAGAGAAAACTAATCTTGTTCCAAAGCCTAGGCAGAAATACGACGAAGCTGatagaaaaaagattgaaaagggcTACAAAGCAAAAACTCTTCTTGTCTGTAggataggacctgatgagttCAACAGG ACTGCTcatgaaggaactgaacaagtcaaGGAATCAAAGATTGACATGCTTACCTCACAGTAtgagaacttcaaaatgaaggaaggagaaacaattCATGACATGTTCACAAAATTGTCTTCCATTACAAGTGAGCTGCGAAGTCTTggtgaacctataagcatgacCAAACAAGTCAGAAAAGTGCTTCAAATTCTTCCAAAATCTTGGGAAAGCAAGGTTGATGCCATTACAGAAGCCAAAGATTTGAAGGTGCTGACTATGGATGCTTTGATTAGAAATCTGAAGacacatgagatgaatcgaaATTACGATTTATCAAGGAGGCAAAAAAGGATAAGTCATTGA
- the LOC101254673 gene encoding protein trichome birefringence-like 33: MKSSPSSPSSLLRKTRFLSTLLALIIFFIIIILYSEVSSFIFTQSHSSNYNSVSRLIKRKKEKLAFAIGEREEGCDVFSGSWVWDNKSRPLYTENCPYIQPQLTCQQHGRPDNDYLYWTWQPHSCSIPSFNATLMLESLRGKRMLFVGDSLNRGQFVSMVCLLQQHIPDNAKSMETFGSLTVFTAKDYNARIEYYWAPFLLESNADDAVIHRITDRVVRKGSINKHGKKWRGADIIVFNTYLWWMTGMPFKILQKGSFKDEVKDIVEVSTEDAYRMTMKSMVRWLKKNMDSNKSRVFFTSMSPSHYKSMDWGGEAEKNCYNETKMIEDASYWGSDCSKNVMQVIREVFSKSEVPITFLNITQLSSYRKDAHTSIYKKQWSPLTPEQLANPVSYADCTHWCLPGLQDTWNELLFTKLFYP; this comes from the exons ATGAAGTCATCCCCCTCTTCTCCCTCTTCTCTTCTCAGAAAAACTCGTTTTCTATCAACTTTATTAGCCTTAATCATCttttttatcatcattattcTTTACAGTGAAGtctcttctttcatttttaccCAATCTCATAGCTCTAATTACAATTCCGTCTCAAGATTAATCA AGAGGAAGAAGGAGAAATTGGCATTTGCAATTGGAGAGAGAGAAGAAGGATGCGACGTTTTCAGCGGAAGTTGGGTTTGGGATAACAAGAGCCGGCCGTTATATACAGAGAATTGTCCTTATATACAACCACAGTTAACATGCCAACAACATGGCCGCCCAGATAACGACTATCTATATTGGACATGGCAACCTCATTCTTGCTCTATTCCAAG TTTCAATGCGACATTAATGCTGGAGAGCCTTAGAGGAAAGAGGATGTTATTCGTTGGTGATTCGTTAAACAGAGGACAATTTGTTTCCATGGTTTGCCTGCTTCAACAACACATTCCTGACAATGCCAAATCCATGGAAACTTTTGGTTCCCTCACTGTTTTCACTGCTAAG GATTACAATGCACGAATCGAATATTACTGGGCACCATTTCTGCTGGAATCAAATGCTGATGATGCAGTCATACATAGAATTACTGATAGAGTTGTTCGTAAAGGTTCAATAAATAAGCACGGAAAAAAGTGGAGAGGAGCTGACATAATTGTGTTCAACACTTATTTATGGTGGATGACTGGCATGCCGTTCaagatttt GCAAAAAGGGTCATTCAAGGATGAAGTGAAAGACATAGTTGAAGTGTCTACAGAGGACGCGTATCGCATGACAATGAAGAGTATGGTGAGATGgttgaagaaaaatatggaTTCAAATAAAAGCAGAGTGTTTTTCACTAGCATGTCACCTTCTCATTACAA AAGCATGGATTGGGGAGGTGAAGCAGagaaaaattgttataatgaaaCAAAGATGATAGAAGATGCAAGTTACTGGGGATCAGATTGTAGCAAAAACGTAATGCAAGTGATAAGAGAAGTGTTTAGTAAATCAGAAGTGCCCATAACGTTTCTCAACATAACACAACTATCAAGTTATAGGAAAGATGCACACACATCAATTTACAAGAAGCAATGGAGTCCATTAACACCAGAGCAACTAGCAAACCCTGTTAGCTATGCTGATTGTACACATTGGTGTTTGCCTGGCCTTCAAGATACATggaatgaactcttattcaccAAGCTTTTTTATCCATGA